The genomic region ACCCGGATCGAACAGGAGCTCGGTCTTAACCAACCGATCTACGTGCGGTACTTGAGGTGGCTCGGGGCGGTCGCCCGCGGCGACTGGGGGTATTCGCTGGTCACGAAGCGGCCGGTGCTGGTCGAGATCGGGGAGCGGTTTCCGAACACCGTCTACCTGATCGGCATCCAGTACCTCGTGACGCTGGCGGTCGCCGTGCCGGCCGGAACGCTGTCCGCGGTGCGGCGGTATTCGGTTTTTGACCACGCGACGACGACGATCGCGTTCATGGGCCAGTCGATCCCGATCTTCTGGTTCGGGTTGATCCTGATCATCGTCTTTCACGTCACGCTGCGGAATCCGTTGACCGGCCTGCCGCTGCTGCCCGCAGGCGGCATGTACACGATCGGCGGGCCGTTCTCGATCGGCGACCGCATCGGCCATCTCATCCTGCCGGTCGCAATGCTGACGCTCGCCAACTGCGCGGCGATCGTGCGGTACGTCCGCGGCAGCATGATCGAGGTGCTGCACGCCGACTACATCCGCACGGCGCGCTCGAAGGGCGCGAGCGGCCGGCGCGTGATCTGGCGGCACGCGCTGAAGAACGCCGCGCTCCCCGTGGTAACGATCATCGCGCTCGATCTGCCGGTGCTGTTCGGCGGGGCGCTGTTCACCGAGACGATCTTCAGCTGGCCGGGCATGGGCCGGCTTTTCTACGATTCCGCGCTGCG from bacterium harbors:
- a CDS encoding ABC transporter permease, which codes for MIRFLARRLLQAVPLLLLVSAAVFFLINIVPGGPTAAYENNPRLTSEDITRIEQELGLNQPIYVRYLRWLGAVARGDWGYSLVTKRPVLVEIGERFPNTVYLIGIQYLVTLAVAVPAGTLSAVRRYSVFDHATTTIAFMGQSIPIFWFGLILIIVFHVTLRNPLTGLPLLPAGGMYTIGGPFSIGDRIGHLILPVAMLTLANCAAIVRYVRGSMIEVLHADYIRTARSKGASGRRVIWRHALKNAALPVVTIIALDLPVLFGGALFTETIFSWPGMGRLFYDSALR